One Streptomyces sp. 840.1 genomic window, TGACACCAAGAAGCGCAAGGAGTACGACGAGGCCCGCGCCCTCTTCGGCAACGGCGGCTTCCGCCCCGGACCCGGCAGCGGCGGCGGCAACTTCAACTTCGACCTGGGCGACCTCTTCGGAGGCACCCCGGGCGGTGGCCAGGGCGGCGGAGCCGGCGGCTTCGGCGGCGGTGGCGGCGGTCTGGGCGATGTCTTCGGCGGCCTCTTCAACCGGGGCGGCGGCGGTGCCGGCACCCGGGTGCAGCCGCGCCGCGGCCAGGACATCGAGTCCGAGGTGACGCTCAGCTTCACCGAGGCGGTCGACGGGGCCACGGTCCCGCTGCGGATGTCCAGCCAGGCGCCCTGCAAGGCGTGCTCCGGCACCGGCGACAAGAACGGCACCCCCAGGGTCTGCCCGACCTGCGTCGGCACCGGACAGGTCTCCCGGGGCACCGGCGGCGGGTTCTCGCTCACCGATCCCTGCGTGGACTGCAAGGGCCGGGGCCTCATCGCCCAGGACCCCTGCGACGTCTGCAAGGGCAGCGGCCGGGCGAAGTCGTCCCGCACCATGCAGGTGCGGATCCCCGCCGGCGTCTCCGACGGCCAGCGGATCCGGCTGCGCGGCAAGGGCAGCCCCGGCGAGCGCGGCGGACCGGCCGGCGACCTCTACGTCATCGTCCACGTCGACGCCCACCCGGTCTTCGGCCGCAAGGGCGACAACCTCACGGTCACCGTGCCCGTCACCTTCACGGAGGCGGCGCTCGGCGGCGAGGTGAAGGTGCCCACGCTCGGCGGACCGCCGGTCACCCTGAAGCTGCCGGCCGGCACGCCCAACGGGCGCACCATGCGCGCCCGGGGCAAGGGCGCGGTGCGCAAGGACGGCAGCCGCGGCGACCTGCTGGTCACCGTGGAGGTGGTGGTCCCCACGGACCTGGGCACGGACGCCCGGGACGCCCTGGAGGCCTATCGCAAGGCCACCGCGGACCAGGACCCGCGGGCGGAGCTGTTCCAGGCAGCGAAGGGAGCTTGAGATGGACGGCCGCCGACGTAATCCGTACGAACTGACCGAAGAATCGCCGGTGTACGTGATCTCGATCGCGGCCCAGCTCTCGGGTCTGCATCCCCAGACGTTGCGCCAGTACGACCGCCTCGGCCTGGTCTCGCCCGACCGCACGGCCGGGCGCGGCAGGCGCTACTCGGCCCGTGACATCGAGCTGCTGCGCACCGTGCAGCAGCTGTCGCAGGACGAGGGCATCAACCTGGCCGGCATCAAGCGCATCATCGAGCTGGAGAACCAGGTCGCCGCGCTCCAGCAGCGCGTCGCCGAGCTCTCGGCGGCCGTGGACGGGGCGGCGGCGACGCTCCAGCAGCGCGAGGCCCAGGTGCACGCCTCCTACCGGCGTGACCTGGTCCCGTACCAGGACGTGCAGCACACCAGCGCACTGGTCGTCTGGCGGCCCAAGCGGCCCAAGGACTGAACGGCCCGAGGACGCAACGGGTCAAGGACCCGACCGGTCAAGGACCGAACGGGTTCGACCCGTCCTCGGCGCAGCCCGTCACCCCGGCGTCACCGGGGGGACGGGCTTCTCCGTCGTCCCGGGCGGTGCGGACCCGTCCATCCCGGAGCGGACGAGCAGCGCGCCGAGCTGGGTGCGGCTGGTGGCGTTGAGGGTGTGCATGAGCCTGGAGACGTGGGCGCGGCAGGTGCGGACGCTGATGCCGAGCTTTCCGGCCACGACCTGGTCGGTGTGGCCCTCGACCAGGAGGCGGGCGACGCTGAGCTGGACGGCGGTGACCGAGACGCTGGGCGGTGGCGCCGGCAGCGGATCGGTGAGCGGGGTGGCCTGCGCCCACAGGACTTCGTACATCTGGATCAGATAGCGGATCAGCGCGGGGTGGCGGATCTCCAGCGCGACGTCGCGGGCGGTGTTGGCGGGGATGAAGGCCACGGTGTGGTCGAAGACGAGCAGCCGCTCGACCGTCTGCTCCAGCGTGCGGATCTCGATGAGGCCCGGCGGCATCTGGTTCAGATAGGCCTTGAAGGTCTGGTTGTAGCGGATGGGGTGCTGGTAGATGTGCCGGAGCGGGGTGCCCCGCTCCAGGGTCAGCCGGGCCCGCGACAGGGCCCGCTGGAGCTGGTCGGGCGGCCGGGTGCTGCCGGGCTGAAGGGTCCTGATCTCCTCCGTGGCGCTCTCCGTCGCGTGCTGGACGGCGGCGTCGATCAGGGGGATGCCTTCGAGGACCGTGATGGCGAGGTTGGGGTCCGTACTGGCCACGGCCGCCAGCGGCGCCAGCGAGTCGGCCAGCGCGGCCGAGAGGCTGATGCGCTCGTGGATCTCCCGGACGACGGGCTGCAGCAGATGGGCCAGGGCGGCGGACGGGGGCACCGGGCGCACCCAGGCCTCGTCCTGCGGGTCGGGGTGGACCAGCGCCAACTCGGTGAGGCAGGGCGCCGGTTCGATGGCGGTCCGGGGTATCCGTCCCGCGCTCAGCGCCTCGGTGTAGATCCTGACCGCCGCGTCGCACAGCGCACGGTTCTTGTGTGCGTGCGCCGGTGTGTCCTCATCCCTGCCCATTCGGGCCCCCCATTTTTTGCAGTGCAGCAAGATGACGGTGGTGGCAGCCCGGTTCGCGGGCCACTGTGGGTGTTGTCGGGGGAGCCGGGAACTCTCCCGGCACCTCGGAGGCGTGGCCAGGTGTCCCCACTGACACGTGGCCGGCTTTCCGGCCCGGGGGTGGGGGCCTCCGGAGCATCGGCCGGTCAGGAGTCCTGATCGAGGATTCCTGACTGGGCGATCAGGTAGCCGAGCTGGGCGCGGCTCGTGCTTCCCAGCACGGCGGACAGCTTGGCGACATGCGCGCGGCAGGTACGGACGTTCATGCCGAGCCGGCGGGCTATCGCTTCGTCGACGTGCCCCTCGATCAGCAGCGTGGCGATGGCGCGCTGGACGCCCGTGATGCCGTCGCGGGCCGGGTCGTAGGGGGCCGCTTCGTCCAGCGGGACGGCGCGGCGCCAGAGTTGCTCGAAGACCTTCGTCAGGTAGGCGACCAGCCCGGGGTGCCGTAGTTC contains:
- a CDS encoding heat shock protein transcriptional repressor HspR, whose translation is MDGRRRNPYELTEESPVYVISIAAQLSGLHPQTLRQYDRLGLVSPDRTAGRGRRYSARDIELLRTVQQLSQDEGINLAGIKRIIELENQVAALQQRVAELSAAVDGAAATLQQREAQVHASYRRDLVPYQDVQHTSALVVWRPKRPKD
- a CDS encoding LuxR C-terminal-related transcriptional regulator, with product MGRDEDTPAHAHKNRALCDAAVRIYTEALSAGRIPRTAIEPAPCLTELALVHPDPQDEAWVRPVPPSAALAHLLQPVVREIHERISLSAALADSLAPLAAVASTDPNLAITVLEGIPLIDAAVQHATESATEEIRTLQPGSTRPPDQLQRALSRARLTLERGTPLRHIYQHPIRYNQTFKAYLNQMPPGLIEIRTLEQTVERLLVFDHTVAFIPANTARDVALEIRHPALIRYLIQMYEVLWAQATPLTDPLPAPPPSVSVTAVQLSVARLLVEGHTDQVVAGKLGISVRTCRAHVSRLMHTLNATSRTQLGALLVRSGMDGSAPPGTTEKPVPPVTPG
- the dnaJ gene encoding molecular chaperone DnaJ; translated protein: MSTKDFVEKDYYKVLGVPKDATDAEIKKAYRKLAREFHPDANKGDNKAEERFKEISEANDILGDTKKRKEYDEARALFGNGGFRPGPGSGGGNFNFDLGDLFGGTPGGGQGGGAGGFGGGGGGLGDVFGGLFNRGGGGAGTRVQPRRGQDIESEVTLSFTEAVDGATVPLRMSSQAPCKACSGTGDKNGTPRVCPTCVGTGQVSRGTGGGFSLTDPCVDCKGRGLIAQDPCDVCKGSGRAKSSRTMQVRIPAGVSDGQRIRLRGKGSPGERGGPAGDLYVIVHVDAHPVFGRKGDNLTVTVPVTFTEAALGGEVKVPTLGGPPVTLKLPAGTPNGRTMRARGKGAVRKDGSRGDLLVTVEVVVPTDLGTDARDALEAYRKATADQDPRAELFQAAKGA